A stretch of Plasmodium vinckei vinckei genome assembly, chromosome: PVVCY_05 DNA encodes these proteins:
- a CDS encoding 26S proteasome regulatory subunit p55, putative encodes MEDTAAKIIGSSDGLLTDPRIAQDFSPETDELLAKAENYFKVGDFELIIEELILLEKKCRQSYDGISTSKICCFILNKYKLMENYKKVNEYLIFFNKKRGQLKRTIIDIINLCKSWIVDIQNKEEKLNLINTLCTISEGKIFVEVERSEIIRILSKIKEDDGNIEEAANILQDVHVETFISMDKRDKTEYILEQMRLVLLRKDFIRCHVISRKINPKLLDTDEFADLKLKYFLYMIQYYINEESYSDVANCYEQRFNTECVQNDPNLWIDELKCYIIFLVLSPFQEQQTKFLNLIKLQKKKLKEIPTYEQMVNDFIKQDLIEWPLSYEQELQSFYIFNDSVFVGGENRWHLFKKKVMHHNIHVISTCYNKISLQRLAQLINSTNEESENLLLELVSNKMLDAKIDRLYGVIKFGQKNNPQTLLNKWSSQIHQIVDILEESSHLIQKERMVHEAKLKRMQLENKKMAL; translated from the exons ATGGAAGATACAGCAGCTAAAATTATCGGATCCAGCGATGGTCTCTTGACTGATCCAAGAATAGCCCAGGACTTCAGCCCAGAAACGGATGAACTACTAGCTAAGGCGGAAAACTACTTTAAG GTGGGAGACTTTGAATTAATCATAGAAGAACTCATATtacttgaaaaaaaatgcaggCAATCATACGATGGAATATCAACAAGTAAAATTTGCTGCTTCATTTTGAACAAATACAAATTAATGGAAAACTACAAAAAAGTAAATGagtatttaatattttttaataaaaaaagaggacaattaaaaaggactataattgatataataaatttatgtaaatCATGGATTGTtgatatacaaaataaagaagaaaaattaaatttaataaatacttTATGTACAATTAGTGAAggtaaaatatttgttgaAGTAGAACGATCTGAAATTATAAgaattttatcaaaaataaaagaagatGATGGTAATATTGAAGAAGCtgcaaatatattacaagATGTTCATGTTGAAACATTTATATCTATGGACAAAAGGGATAAAACAGAATACATATTAGAACAAATGAGGTTAGTACTTTTACGTAAAGATTTTATTAGATGCCATGTAATCAgtagaaaaattaatccTAAATTATTAGATACAGATGAATTTGCTGATCTtaaattgaaatattttctttacatGATTCAATATTACATTAATGAAGAATCTTATTCAGATGTTGCTAATTGTTATGAACAAAGGTTTAACACAGAGTGTGTTCAAAATGATCCTAACTTATGGATTGATGaattaaaatgttatatcatttttttagtacTATCTCCTTTTCAAGAACAACAaactaaatttttaaacttaataaaattacaaaaaaaaaaattaaaagaaataccAACATATGAACAAATGGTTAACGATTTTATTAAACAAGATCTAATAGAATGGCCATTATCATATGAACAAGAATTACaatctttttatatttttaatgacTCTGTTTTTGTAGGAGGGGAAAATAGATGGCacctttttaaaaaaaaagttatgcATCATAACATACATGTTATTTCAACATgctataataaaatatcattaCAAAGATTAGCtcaattaataaattcaaCAAATGAAGAATcagaaaatttattattagaaTTAGTTTCAAACAAAATGTTAGATGCAAAAATTGATCGTTTATATGGGGTAATTAAATTtggacaaaaaaataatccaCAAACTTTATTAAACAAATGGTCATCTCAAATACATCAAATTGTTGACATACTCGAAGAATCATCTCATCTAATACAAAAAGAAAGGATGGTACATGAAGCAAAACTTAAACGAATGCAattggaaaataaaaaaatggctCTCTAA